In a single window of the Campylobacter iguaniorum genome:
- a CDS encoding class I SAM-dependent methyltransferase, with protein sequence MKHQDYIYLSEDYYNKPKQIFSYLLDLLEQNLGSTPPPFFKSKKLLDIGCSRGEFLYFCKKSLKFDTNLLYGLDYSSNLIDEAIKFDGLKGVNFSVGSAENFNLNTQFDIVFMTGVLSYFDDVSDTIKCIDSHLSPNGIAIITGGFNDADVDLITRYRNNRYFNTFEPGWNMHSIHTIRKILKTYKLDIIDIKTFYLSFNSIPQEDPCRSWNIQTENGVKFTNGMSLLYDIRSLIIKRV encoded by the coding sequence ATGAAGCATCAAGATTATATATATTTAAGTGAGGATTATTATAATAAACCAAAACAGATATTCTCTTATCTATTGGATTTATTGGAACAAAATTTAGGTAGTACCCCCCCCCCATTTTTCAAATCTAAAAAGCTATTAGATATAGGTTGTAGCAGGGGAGAGTTTTTATATTTTTGTAAAAAGAGTTTAAAATTTGATACAAATTTACTCTATGGGTTGGATTACAGCAGCAATCTTATAGACGAGGCTATAAAATTTGATGGGTTAAAGGGTGTAAATTTTAGTGTTGGTTCGGCTGAAAATTTTAACTTAAATACTCAGTTTGATATTGTTTTTATGACCGGTGTTTTATCATATTTTGATGATGTGTCAGATACTATAAAATGTATAGATTCTCACTTATCTCCAAATGGCATAGCTATCATTACTGGTGGTTTTAACGACGCCGATGTAGATTTAATCACAAGATATAGAAACAATAGATATTTTAATACTTTTGAGCCTGGCTGGAATATGCACTCTATTCATACTATAAGAAAAATCTTAAAAACATACAAACTTGATATCATCGATATTAAGACGTTTTATCTTTCATTTAATAGTATACCTCAAGAAGATCCATGCAGAAGTTGGAACATACAAACCGAAAATGGAGTTAAATTCACAAATGGTATGAGTCTTTTGTATGATATAAGGTCACTTATTATAAAAAGAGTATAA
- a CDS encoding N-acetyl sugar amidotransferase, whose protein sequence is MKYCKKCTIPDTRPGIKFDQDGICVPCKNHERKAQVDYKARFKELEKLCDKYRGMNGNSYDCAVAVSGGKDSHFQVHIMKEVMKMNPVLFTVEDNFTMTEAGKHNLKNISEEFGCNIISLKPDIKTQKKLMKITFEKYGKPTWFIDRLIYTYPINMALKFNTPLLVYGEDVSYEYGGSDSKEETYSAKHILSNGVAIDISLEELMGGGISKQDLDLTIAPSKEEINKLDPIYLSYFLPWNSYSNYVFAKSRGFHDLTGEWDRTMTAENFDQVDSIAYLVHAWMKYPKFGHACATDYTARFIRYGMLNREEAIKIIKQKDHALDPKAVEDFCKFTGYSETEFWTIIDKFYNREIFEKDSFGRWVLKNPIWK, encoded by the coding sequence CTGTGTACCATGTAAAAATCATGAACGCAAAGCACAAGTAGATTATAAAGCAAGATTTAAAGAATTAGAAAAATTATGCGATAAATATCGCGGAATGAATGGGAATTCTTATGATTGCGCTGTAGCAGTAAGCGGAGGCAAAGACTCACACTTCCAAGTCCATATCATGAAAGAAGTCATGAAGATGAATCCCGTGCTTTTTACAGTAGAAGATAATTTCACTATGACAGAAGCTGGCAAACATAATCTAAAAAATATATCAGAGGAATTTGGCTGTAACATAATATCTCTAAAACCAGATATAAAAACGCAAAAAAAGCTTATGAAGATAACATTTGAAAAATACGGCAAACCTACATGGTTCATTGACAGACTCATATATACATATCCAATCAATATGGCGCTTAAATTTAATACACCGCTTCTAGTATATGGAGAAGATGTAAGTTACGAATACGGTGGATCGGATAGCAAAGAAGAGACTTATAGTGCAAAGCATATCTTAAGCAATGGCGTAGCAATCGATATATCATTGGAAGAGTTAATGGGGGGGGGTATAAGTAAACAAGACTTAGATTTAACAATCGCTCCGTCAAAAGAAGAAATAAACAAATTAGACCCAATATACTTATCATATTTCCTACCTTGGAATTCATACTCAAATTATGTATTTGCAAAATCACGCGGCTTTCATGACCTCACTGGAGAGTGGGATAGAACAATGACAGCTGAAAATTTTGATCAAGTAGATTCTATTGCTTATCTCGTTCATGCTTGGATGAAATATCCTAAATTTGGTCATGCTTGTGCTACAGATTATACTGCTAGGTTTATTAGATATGGTATGTTAAATAGAGAAGAAGCTATAAAAATAATTAAACAAAAAGATCATGCTTTAGACCCAAAAGCAGTGGAAGATTTTTGTAAATTTACTGGCTATAGCGAAACTGAGTTTTGGACAATTATAGATAAATTTTATAATAGAGAAATATTTGAAAAAGATAGCTTTGGCAGATGGGTATTAAAAAATCCAATTTGGAAATAA